The DNA sequence ATAATTAATATAAACTTTAACTAACAAGGGTTTGCTCAACTCAAAAATGTAATTCTTATAAATAAACAATTTTAATTTAACCTAAAACCTGATCCCTTTTTTCAGGGATAATTTATCATATCCAAAGTAAGAGAACCACTTTAATTATGAGTGTTGAAAAATTGCTGATGACATTCTTTTCTAAACAAAAATAATAACCTAGAAAAATGATGTAGCTGTATGGTAAACTACTTTGTGATATTTTACAGGTAAGTAATATTTTTGCTCCAACTAAATAATCTAAATAATAACTTGTGTAATTTTAGTTATTGGAACATAAGTAATCCAGCTCAAGAAAACCATTAGTATTAACAAACGGAGAAACTCTGCGGAGGAAACATATTGAAGAAGAATAGTATAAGCATAATTAGAAGAATAACATGGTATTTGTATCTGTTTTCAGTACCTTTGGGTAAAATCTTAAAATATTTGAGAAAAGTTTTTCACAATCCGCAACTCCTGTCTCAAATGCCTTCAATAGTTGATTTATACGGTTGGAAAGGGTTTTTTATTTGGTTATTTGATTATGGAGATATGCCTCAGAAATGGTACGACATATGGCTTGATAAATATGAGATTAAAGCAAAAGATTATCCATATTACAAAAATAAGATTAATTCATGGAATCAAACCCCTCTTATTTCGATAATTATGCCTGTTTATAATACCAATAATGTCCACCTAAAAGAAGCAATTGAAAGTATTAGACAACAAGTTTATCCCTACTGGCAATTATGTATTGCTGACGATGCCTCTTCAGAAGATTCTGGGGTAAAAGATATATTGCGTCATTATGAAGAAGTTGACTCACGTATCAACGTTGTATTTCGCACAACTAATGGTCACATTTCTGCGGCAAGTAACTCAGCATTAGATTTAGCAAAAGGGGAATTTGTGGCACTAATGGATCATGACGATATGTTACATCCATTAGCTCTTTGGTTTTTGGCAGACTCTATCATAAAAAATCCCCAAGTAGGTTTAATTTATACGGATCATGATAAATTATCATTCACAGGAAGGCGCTGTAATCCATATTTCAAGTGTGATTTTAATCATGAAATCATGTTAGCTCATAATCTTGTTGCCCATCTGTCTTGTTATCGTCTTAGTTTACTAACTGAAATAGGAGGCTTTCGGCAAGGATTTGAGGGTTCTCAGGATTATGATCTGGCATTGAGATGTATTGAACGCCTACCAAGGGAGCATATTATTCATATTCCTTTTGTGTTATATCATTGGCGAAAAACACCTAATAGCACATCTTCCGATCCTCTCGCTAAACCTTACGCTTTTAACTCTGCCCTAAAAAGTGTCTCAGATTATCTAAAAAGGAATGATATACCGGGTAAATTAGATGCTCACCCAAAAATTATCGGTGCACATCGTCTCAAACCGGAGTTTTCAAAGCCTCACCCTTTAGTTTCTATCATAATTCCAACTCGAGATAGAGTTGACTTACTAAAACCTTGTATTGATTCAATCTGGTCTCTAACAACTTATTCTAATTACGAGATAATAATTGTTGATAATGGCAGTATAGAAACTGAAACACTTAATTTCTTCGAAAAAATACAAAAAAAAGGAATTCGCATTATTCGAGACGAAAGAGCATTCAACTATTCTCGTTTAAATAATCTTGCCGTCAAAGAAGCTAATGGTACACTCATATGCCTTCTCAATAATGATATAGAAATTATCTCTCCTGATTGGCTTGAAGAGATGGTGTTTTTTGCTCAACAATCAGACGTTGGAGTTGTTGGTGCTAAATTATGGTATCCAAATAACAAGCTACAACATGGGGGTGTAATATTGGGTTTAGGTTTACACGGAAGAGCGGGTCATGCTTTTGTTGGTTTGTCACGAGATGCGGTGGGATACATGGGGAGAGCTTCTATACAGCAAGAGCTTAGTGCCGTCACAGGTGCTTGTCAAGTAGTGCGTAAAAAGGTTTTTGAAGAAGTAAATGGTCTCGATGAATCTTTGCCTGTGGGATTTAATGATATAGATTTTTGTCTTAGGGTACGTAAGGCTGGTTATCGCAACATATGGACACCATTTGCGGAAATGTATCATCATCAATCTGCATCTCGTGGGACAGATAAGACTGTCGATAAGATTAAAAGATTTCTGCAAGAAAGTGAATTACTTAACCAACGTTGGGGAAATCTTTTACTTAATGATCCATGTTATTCCCCTAATTTAAGCCTAAAAATTAGTTATTATCTTGCTAGTCCTCCTAGATGTCATAACACACTAGATACTTCAAAGAAAAATAAATACTAGGTCAATTTTTTGAGGAGATTTAGCGAGAAATTGGATAATAACAAATCAGATGAATATCAAAATTAGTTTTTATCGTTCTTATTTAATACCATGGCGTGAAAGATGGCTATTACAACTTTTTATATCTAGGCAGATACAGATAAGGTATCGTGGTTCGGTATTAGGCTTTGCTTGGAGTTTAATAACCCCATTATTTCAATTATTGGTATATGTAGTTGTATTTCAGTATGGTTTAAGATTACGTTGGACTGCAAATGATGGGAATGGCCTAAATTTTGCATTATTCATGTTAACTGGATTAGCTGTCTTCTCATTGTTTTCTGAATGTATTGTACAAGCACCAATGTTAATTTTAGATCAACCTAATTTAGTGAAAAAAGTTCGTTTCCCAACAGAAATTCTTGCTTGGGCATTGCTTATATCGAGTGCTTTTTCTAGTGTTATCTTAATGACGCTCTTACTTTTAATTTGTTTGCTATCTGGTGTTACAACCTTTACCTTTACTTGGTTTGTACTTCCCGTTATTTGGCTACCTTTAATACCGTTAATATTAGGTATCACTTGGAGTTGTTCTGCTATTGGGGTCTATTTTCGGGATTTAAGACACATCGTTGCTCTGATTATTCCTCTGCTACAATTTTTAAGCCCTATTTTTTATCCTGTTTCAGCTCTTCCTATCAGATTTCAGAAAATTATATATTTAAACCCTTTGACTTTAATTATTGAGCAAAGTCGTCTGGTAATTTTTTCTCGGATGTGGCCTAGTTGGGAAATGTGGGGAGTTGAGTTAATCGCTTGTATGGGAATTGCTTTGTTAGGAGCTTTACTCCATTATCGTTTACGAAGAGGATTTGCTGATGTTGTCTAAACGAAGACTTATTTGTGCTCGTGGTGTAAGTAAGACCTATGAAATTTATAAGTCACCTTTTGCTCTTATTTCTCATTTGTTATGGCCTCGCCCTCACAAAGTAGAATCTTTTAATGCACTTTGTCAATTAGATTTAGATATATATTCTGGTCAGTCAATCGGCATTATCGGGCAAAACGGAGCGGGAAAATCTACTCTTTTACAACTTATTTGTGGCATACTCACGCCAACGAAGGGAAGGATAAAAATAAATGGTCGTATTGCACCTCTTTTGGAACTGGGGGCAGGTTTTAGCTCAAGATTTACTGGAAGAGAAAACATCTTTCTCAATGCGGCTTTGTTGGGTCTTTCTCGGGAGGAAACTTTTGCAAGACTTGAAGATATTATCGCTTTTGCAGATATTGGTTCTTTTATTGATCAACCCGTTCGAACATACTCTAGTGGTATGTATGTCCGTTTAGCTTTTGCGATCGCAACCAGTATTCGTCCTGATATTTTAGTCATTGACGAGGCTATTGCCGTTGGAGATGGTTCATTTGCTCGTAAATCTTTCGATCGCATTTTTCAATTGAAAGAAGAAGGAGTAACCTTGATTTTTTGCTCTCATTCATTATTTCAGGTAGAGGCTTTATGTGAAGAAGCAATATGGCTTCATCGAGGCAAAGTACAGGTACAAGGGGTTACTTCATCAGTAATTACAGAATATGAAACTTGGATGAATCAACAATCACAAACTACGACAGATTCGCCAACATCTATCAATAAAAGTATAGTACAAGGACACGCTAAATTAACCGATATTAAAGTTTTTTGTGATGGTATTATAGGCAATCGCTTCACAGCTATAAATAATTTTAGTACACTAGAAATACGGACATCTTTTCAATTTGATCCACAATTACCAACTCCAACAATTGCTGTGGCGATTTATACTGCCGATGGAAGAGTGATAACAAGTAGCTGTAGCTGGGTTGATGATGTGGTACTTGAGAGTACCCCTGAAGGAAAAGGAAATATAAGATTAACTTATCCGAATTTGCCCCTATTAAAAGGAAAGTATTCTCTTTCAATCTTTCTGATGTGTGAACGTGGTATTCATGTTTATGACTCAGCTGAATATATTGCGACAATTATTGTCAAACAGGAACATATCCTACAAGGATTGTTTACAATTCCTCATCAATGGTTTGTGAAATAAATGGCTCTATTACTTCTCCTCACGTAAATTATTGGTTAGGGTAGGCAAAGGGTAAGAAGCAAAAGGCAAAGGTAAAGGTAAATAGTTGATAATTAATAACTTCTAACTCATTGTTTCTCCCCAATCCCCCAACAATCTGACACTTACCCAATATTCTTAAAGCGAACTGAAGTTAATTCAGGTTATTTAAGGGAGATTTGTTGATAGTAAAAATTATATCTTTCTTCTAATGTTTGAAAGTTAAGATTTTTTGTCCAAAATTCAACTAAAGCATGACCAAAAGCCCAAGCATCATCTTCAGGCAAACCTTTCATATCAATGATTAAAGTCCACAAAGATAGTAAATCAAATTGCTTATTTTGCCTGTTATTATCGTTTAGTAAATTGAATAACTCATAGGCTAGTTGTAATTTGCCAATCACTACAGGTAATTGTTCTATGGGTATTTTTTCTGCTAATAAGTAGGCTAGACGAGGTGAGCCTGTGCTAAGAGTAGAAATAAATTGCAATACAGGACTTTTCAGTAGGGCTGTTAACCCTTGACTGGTTGCCATTTGAAAGGTATATTTGTCAATTATTTTGGCGGCGGTAATACTTTTTACTTCTAGGTTACGGAAAAATCTTGCCAATCTTACTTGTTTTGCAGGTGCGATCGCATCTAAAATAGTTAAAGCTAAAATATCATCATTCCAAGGTAGTCGTGGATTTTCTCCATAGTTAGCAGTTACTAGGGGAATAATTTTTTCACTGAATTGCCCAATACTTTCTTGACGATATTGCCATGCTTCCCGAATGGAAATTTCTTTAGTTTTATCTCCCGTTTGCCAATTATAAGGAGGTTGCCATTCTCGCACTGGACGGAGGCGATCGACTTGAGTCATGATAGAAATAATTGGGATTTGCTGTAAATCTTGGGGTAAATTAACCAAAAAATCTCGATCCATTTCCAAAGAAGGGTCAAGGGCAGGATTTAAAAGTAAAATAATGTCGGCACTATGGGCATAATCTAACACCTGTTGACGATATTCGGGGCGATTTACTTGCTCATAACCGGGGGTGTCAAGGAGATTGAGGGTATCCCCGTTGGCTTCCCATTGATAGGCTTTTATTTCTGTGGTGCTAGGCAAAATATCCACTTCTGCAGTGTGGGCATTGAATAAGGTATTGATTAAACTGCTTTTTCCTGCTCCTGTTCTACCTACTAATAAAATATTAACAGGTTTGCTCTCAATGGTTTCAGGTTGTTGTGCCTGAGATAAAATTGCTTGTAAAGTTTTGGTTTTAGCAGGGGGTAAAATATCCTTACCATTGGATGAATTAGTAAAAGGTAAATTATCGCCTCCATATAATAAAGCGGATTGACGGGCTAAATTTTTAAGAGCCACTTCTCTGACTGCCTGATTGAGATTAACTAATAACTCTTGATTTGCTTGATTGCTAAGAGGCTCACTTGCTAATTTTGTTGCCGCCGTTATGGGGTTAATTAACCATTGCGCCCAATTCCACAACTGTAATATTTTTCTAGCTGAAGGTTCTAAACGTCTATATATTTGATAGGCTTGATACCCTTGAGCAACGGTAATTTTGTTCAATGCAGGAGATAGCTGACTCATCCATTTATCCACGTCATCAACGGTGTTGCGAATTAATCCGTAGGCTTGAGGGATATAAATATTTAAAAGGGGATATTCTACCTCTGGATGGTAAATTTGTGCGATCGCTTCTACTAATTCCTGACATCTTTGGAAAAATAAAGAAGGATCAACCCAAATCGGCTCATCATTTCTCGTTTTTTTGATAATTTCTTGGGATACCTCTTCTAATCGTGTAATAACTTCTTGATTATCAGGAGGGAAAAATTTAGCTGAAGAAGTATTGTTTAATTCCTCCTGTGCCTGTACGATAACGTTATCAAAATCAGAATGGGATGTTTTCGTCCATTTTCCCAACAACCAACGCCACAAAACAAAAATTAAGATAAACACTCCCCATATCCAGTTAATGCCCCATTGGTGAATTTGTAACCCTGTGGCAAGGAAAAAAAAGCTAATAATTACAATGACGGGAAAAGCAAGAATGAATATTTGCCAAGATTTTAATTGAAACATTGTTACAAAATAGTGAATAGATTTCAAAAGGGCAAAGATAAATAGTTGATAATTAAGAACGAAGAATTAAAAATTAAAAGCCCCGTTCACGACCGAAGGGAGTACAAGAGCCTTCGGTGCGAACTCTCCGAACTCTGACATCTAATACCTGCCACCTGACACCTACTCTTATCCGATATTCTTAAACCGAACTGAGGTTAACTTATTACTTATTTCTATAATTCTGAGGGCAATTCTAAACAAAATTGGGCGTGAATAAGTGTTTGATAATATTTTAAAGCTATCATAATTAAAGCAAGTCTTGCTAAGGAAATATCTTTATTATTTTTTAATACTTTTCCCCAAATTCGGCAATGTTTTTCTACATCTAAAATTTTGTTAGTTAAGTTTTCTAAAGATGTTAAATAATTTATTTTATTAGCTTCTATTTTATCAATAATAATTACTAATTCTCTAATTAATTTAGATTCATAACCTTTATAAAAATTAAGAGAATTGAAATTTATATCTTGTGTTTTTTGCCAATACCAATTATTTATTTTAAAGTCTAAATTATTGAGTTGAATTAGATTTTGTTTATGGGCAGATGTTAAAATTGAACAGCAACGAGCATGAGTATAATAGTAAATAAATTTAGGTTTTTTTTCTGTTTTATCAACCTTATTTTTCTGCTTTATTATATTGATTTTTGTTACTATACTCAAATTATTTAACCATTGATTTAAGAGGCGTGCTGTGCAGTAGATACCTTCGGGATCGCACACTGATATTTCTAACCAATGGGAAGAATTAATTTTTAATTTAAAATCTCCATAACTATAATTTTCTTCAAACAAAATCAACAATTTTTGAGTCAATAAACTTCTTAATTGTGGAGAATTGATTTTCAACTGTTCAAAAATAGGAGTTTTATACACAAAACTATCAGTATCTGTGCTTAATTGAAGAGATAAATTAGACAATGATAATTGAGAATGAAGATTATTAATATCAATGGCTTTAATTAAATTGATTAAAAAACTTTTTACCACATAATTAAGAGAATATTGTTCTAACTGCATTGACTGATAAATGATTAATTGGGAGTTGATGAAAAAGTGATGTCACTAAAAGTAGGCAAAGGGTAAAGAAAAGCAATTAATTAACAATTGTAAGAATGAACTTCTCCCCAATTCCCCAACACCCTAAGCCCTTATTTTCCTCGCTCATTACCATATAAAATGTAAAAACCACCCTAGAATTTAATCCAGAGCAGTTTTTAGATGTATTCTTATTGAGTAAAAAATTACCCTAAATTGATTAATTTGGAAAATTAACTAACTAATTAATTTTAATTAAAATTAGATTATAAAGAAGAACCTAGCCCTGCATAAGCACCATAAAAGAAAAGTGCTACTACAGCTAAAACACCCATACCAGCAACTGTACCCACAATCCATAAGGGAATTCTTGCATCTCCCATGACTAAACCTCCTAAATTTTGATTAATTTTTAGTTGAAGAAATAACTAGAGAATAACACGCCAAGTACGGCAATAAGTAAAAGCCCTAAATAAAGGGATGTACGGTTTAATTCGACTGGCTGTCTGTTTGGATTTTGATTTCTGTCCATTAATAAACTCCTATCGTTGAATAAATTGCATTGCAGTAATTGCACCGATAAAGAAGACACTAGGCACAGCTAAAGTGTGTACAGCTAACCATCTTACGGTGAAAATAGGATAAGATACAGGTTGATTAGGATTATTACTTGTCATTTTATTTACCTTTTTAATGAATCTTCACTAACTATTTATTAAATTGTTCGATTTGATTTTTCGCTTCATAGCGATCATTAATAATGGGTAACTCTTGACGGGTTTGGGTAAAATACTCATCAGGGCGAGGAGTGCCAAAAACGTCGTAAGCTAAACCAGTACTTACAAATAACCAACCAGCAATAAACAGCATAGGAATAGTGATGCTATGGATAACCCAATAGCGTACACTGGTTACTATATCGGAAAACGGACGCTCACCAGTAGTTCCAGCCATAGTTAAAGTTTGCCTCCTAAATTTTGATTGTTAACTAATTTACAACATTGAGAGCTTAAGTAGCACTTGATTGACTAACATCAGCACTCTGAGTATTATATTTTAACAGAACACCACGCTCTCCTAAAATAAAACCTTTATTCTCACCCACAAAAACAATTTTGTAGAGGTTTGATGGTACTGACTCTATTTCTCTGTCTTTGAACCAAGATTGTCCATTATCTTTACTCAATAAGAGATTTCCACTACCCCCTGCTAACCAAATTTGTTCTTGATTTTGCACGGTTAAATCCAAAAAGCCCCAACTGGTAGCATATTCAGGAGTAATTGCTTCTTCCCATTCCTCAAAATTATTAGGTTGACTGAATTGTATTTGTCCTCCTCTTGCAATCAACCAGAGGCGATCGCCCCCATCAAGAAAACCCATATTTTGTAAGCGTCGAGAAGATGTACGTTGATGAGGAGTCCATTCAGTATCTCCCGGTTGCCATGTAGAATAGAAATTACCTCTGGCACTAACTGCAACATATTTTCCATCTTCAGAGCGGGTAATACTACGGGCAACACCGACTGCACCTTCTACTAGGGCTTTCCAAGTCTTACCACCATCGGTAGTTTTGTAAATAGCACCTAAATTTGTTACCATCTCGGCAGTTTGGTCATCAAGAGCGGTAATATCATAGGGAGAGCCGGGTAATTTTTCACTCAAAGGTATTCTTTCCCAAGTTTCTCCTCCATTGTTTGTATGGAGAAGTACAGAAGGCATACCTGTAATCCAACCTTCATTGTCATAAAAGCTAACACCAGTGAAATTAACTTTTTCTTCCCCTAAATCGATAATTTTTTGTTGCCAATTATCACCGCCATCTTTTGTTTCAAACAAAGTTGCTCTTGTACCCACTAACCAACCATGATTGTAGTCGTTAGTAAAGTCTATATCTGCAAAAGTCGATTCTGCATCCAAAGAGATTAATTGCCAAGGATTATAACTAAGAGAAGGCAAAAAAGCACAACTTACACACAAAAAGCCAATTAGTATAGATACTAAAAATGGTTTTAATTTATTTAAAAATAATTTCATTTGTATTCCCAACAATAAAAATTAATGGACTAATCAGAGAAAAATCTAGTTCAATCCATATAAGCTAAGGAAAAATAAAACTCCCAAAGCTAAAGCACTAAAAATAAGTAAATTTTTCTGCCCCGGAGTTAAGCGATTAACACCAAAGCCATAATCTAGGTTTTCCGCAAATCCTGAAGGAGCGTCAATTGCACCTATATTTACAAATACAGTTCTACTTGCACCACACACAGGACATCGCCAGTTACTAGGTAAGTCCGTGAATAGAGTTCCCGGAGGGATATTGGTTTTACTATCACCTTTAGAAGGCACATAGGTATATCCACAAGAACGACACTCGTAGCTCGATGGTGCTTGTTCGGCTAGGGTTTTTTCTTTACCTGCTTCACTCATGATTTAATTTGTCAAAGCAAATCTTAAAAGTTCTTTAAGAATTATTACATAAAAACCCTCACTCCGCAGATTATTTTCAGAAAAGGGCAAGGGTAAATAGTGAATAGTAAATAATTATTAATTATTAATAACTTCTAACTTTTAACTCCGAACTCCGAACCCCGAACCCCATTCAGGTTAATTATTAATGGTGAGACAAGCCTTGATAAATCCTAAAAATAAAGGATGAGGTTGACTGGGGCGAGATTTGAACTCTGGATGGAATTGAGAAGCGATGAAAAAAGGATGATTTGGTAATTCAATAATTTCCACTAATCTACCATCGGGAGAAGTTCCACTTATTTTGTAACCAGTTTCTAAGAATTGATTACGGTAAGCATTGTTAAATTCATAGCGATGACGATGACGCTCGTAAATGACTTCATCTTGATAAAGGGTATGAGCAAGGGTTTCTGGCACTAAACGGCAGGGATAAACTCCTAAGCGCATTGTACCGCCTAAATCCACCACATCTTCTTGCTCAGGCAATAAATTAATTACTGCATCAGGGGTATTTTCATCAAATTCGGCACTATTTGCTTTTTCTAAATGGGCGACATTCCTTGCCCACTCGATAACGCTACATTGCATCCCTAAACATAAGCCGAGGAAAGGAATTTTATTTTCTCTGGCATATTGAATGGCTTTGACTTTACCGTCAACTCCTCGATTTCCGAAGCCACCCGGTACTAAAATACCATCGGCATTACTCAGATATTTTTCCGCCCCTTGCGTTTCGATATTCTCCGCATCTACCCAAGTTAATTCCACTTCTGTTTCTGAGTCAATCCCCGCATGAGTTAAGGCTTCTACTACCGATAAATAAGCATCACTTAATTGTATGTATTTACCAACAATCGCAATTTGTAACTTATGAAGAGGCGATCGCATCTTTTCCACTAAAACTTCCCATTTACCTAAATCTGGGGTGCGATTAGATAGATTTAATAATTTTAATACCTCTTCTGCTAACCCTTCTTTTTCCAAAATCAAAGGAACTTCATAAATGCTACTGGCATCGGAAGAAGTAATCACCGCTTTACTAGGGACATCACAAAATTCAGCAATTTTATCTTTAATATGGTTAGGAATAGTGCGATGACAACGGCAAACTAAAACATCAGGTTGAATGCCCAATGAGCGTAATTCTTTCACCGAGTGCTGAGTAGGTTTTGTCTTTAACTCTCCTGCGGCGGGAATCCACGGAATTAAAGTAACGTGCATATAAATCACATTATCCCTACCTACATCCTTGCGAAATTGACGAATTGCTTCAAGAAAGGGTAAAGATTCGATGTCACCAACAGTACCACCTATTTCGGTGATTACCACATCTGGGCTATTATTTTTTGCTACTCGATGGATTCTATCTTTAATTTCGTTGGTGATATGAGGTATAACTTGTACTGTTGCCCCCTGATATATTCCTCTTCTTTCCTTATTGATTACAGCCTGATAAATTGAGCCAGTGGTAACACTATTAAATCTCGAACTAGAAGTATCAGTAAAACGCTCATAATGTCCTAAATCTAAATCAGTTTCTGCACCATCATCAGTCACAAAAACCTCACCATGTTGATAAGGACTCATTGTACCCGGATCGACGTTAATATAAGGATCTAATTTAACAATAGACACAGAATAATCACGAGATTTTAATAAGCGCCCTAAACTAGCGGCAACAATACCTTTACCGATACTAGAGACAACCCCTCCCGTGATAAAGACAAACTTAGTCATAAATTTTAGTTATTCATAAAGCATAATCATAGATATAGATAGTTTATCAACGAAGGGGATTGGGGGAAATAAGTAACCTCAGTTCGGTTTAAGAATATCGGGTAAGAGTTCGGGGAGTTCGCTGCGCTCGTACACTCCTTTCTGTCGTGAACGGAGTTCGGAGTTATGAAAGAGGTTTCAGGTTTCAGGTGCTAGGGTGTTAGGGTATTAGGGAGAAACAAGTAATGAATAATGAGTTAAGAGTTAGAAGTTATTAATTATTAATTATTAATTATCAACTATTTGCCCTTTACCTTTTTAAAAATCAATAGCGGTAATCACAACTATCTTTCAGGCTATATAAAACTCTCTCCTTTTCCGCAATCATCATTTGGGCAAAAGAAGGATAACGATTTGCACCGGGTAACTCATTGCCGAAAAACCATGCTTCCCATTCTCCATCATCAGTAACTACTTGGGGATTTAATAAATATATTGCTGAGTCAATTAATGGGCTTAAAGCCAAAGCACTACATAAATATTCTGTTCTC is a window from the Cyanobacterium sp. Dongsha4 genome containing:
- a CDS encoding CTP synthase encodes the protein MTKFVFITGGVVSSIGKGIVAASLGRLLKSRDYSVSIVKLDPYINVDPGTMSPYQHGEVFVTDDGAETDLDLGHYERFTDTSSSRFNSVTTGSIYQAVINKERRGIYQGATVQVIPHITNEIKDRIHRVAKNNSPDVVITEIGGTVGDIESLPFLEAIRQFRKDVGRDNVIYMHVTLIPWIPAAGELKTKPTQHSVKELRSLGIQPDVLVCRCHRTIPNHIKDKIAEFCDVPSKAVITSSDASSIYEVPLILEKEGLAEEVLKLLNLSNRTPDLGKWEVLVEKMRSPLHKLQIAIVGKYIQLSDAYLSVVEALTHAGIDSETEVELTWVDAENIETQGAEKYLSNADGILVPGGFGNRGVDGKVKAIQYARENKIPFLGLCLGMQCSVIEWARNVAHLEKANSAEFDENTPDAVINLLPEQEDVVDLGGTMRLGVYPCRLVPETLAHTLYQDEVIYERHRHRYEFNNAYRNQFLETGYKISGTSPDGRLVEIIELPNHPFFIASQFHPEFKSRPSQPHPLFLGFIKACLTINN